The Devosia sp. A16 genome includes a window with the following:
- the pbpC gene encoding penicillin-binding protein 1C, with protein MSRAAQKPEPRRFRAPGLFTATLIVLAGVALVGSQYGLAVLRDIRATLPPTPVVSAVPVSTAVVDNAGLLLRPFTTANGRWRLPVTIAEVDRRFIDMLLAYEDQHFNEHQGIDWPSMLRAAVQYAGAGRIVSGGSTLTMQVARLIGGEPTRNIAGKLRQMVHADMLERSLSKDDILTLYLTLAPYGGNIEGIRAASLAYFGKEPGRLTTAECALLVALPQSPEARRPDRDVEVARAARNLVLDRMVGARVISAEEAEAAKLEPMPKARREFPMFAAHLAEAAVKAHPNARRIELTIDRTLQGKLERLGADRAAQLGSKLSVAIVVADQQTGNILASVGSAGLFNTESAGYVDMTEAVRSPGSTLKPLIYGLAFELGLAHPESLIEDRPTAFNGYVPVNFDGFNRGTVSIRQALTESLNIPAVVVLDAVGPARLVARIKRAHAAARLPADTAPSLAVGLGGVGLTLRDLVSIYAAIGRGGTPVVLRDGVKPVVEETETPAPVLDPIAAWYVANILADVPPPLNGSAGRIAYKTGTSYGYRDAWAIGFDGKTVIGVWVGRPDNSQIPGITGIRAAAPILFEAFDRLAEKTVPLRDAPPGTIFASNSELPLPLRRFRHPDEQKVKRDAAPQIAYPADGVDVDLGLASGNEAPLIVKVRNGVPPFTFFANGAPFGRSAFARQNSWRPDGPGFVTLSVVDAEGRSDSVKVFLD; from the coding sequence ATGAGCAGGGCCGCACAGAAACCTGAGCCTCGGCGCTTCCGCGCGCCGGGGCTCTTTACTGCGACGCTGATCGTGCTGGCCGGCGTGGCGCTGGTCGGTAGCCAATATGGGCTGGCCGTGCTGCGCGATATCCGCGCCACGCTGCCGCCCACTCCGGTGGTGTCGGCGGTGCCCGTGTCGACCGCGGTGGTCGACAACGCCGGCCTGTTGCTCAGGCCCTTCACCACGGCCAATGGCCGCTGGCGCCTGCCCGTGACCATTGCCGAGGTCGACCGGCGCTTCATCGACATGCTGCTGGCCTACGAGGACCAGCATTTCAACGAACACCAGGGCATCGATTGGCCCTCGATGCTGCGCGCCGCGGTGCAATATGCCGGGGCAGGGCGGATCGTCTCGGGTGGCTCCACCCTCACCATGCAGGTGGCGCGGCTGATCGGCGGCGAGCCGACCCGCAACATTGCCGGCAAGCTGCGCCAGATGGTGCATGCCGACATGCTGGAGCGCTCCCTCAGCAAGGACGACATCCTCACGCTCTACCTGACGCTGGCGCCCTATGGCGGCAATATCGAGGGGATCCGTGCGGCGAGCCTCGCCTATTTCGGCAAGGAGCCGGGGCGGCTCACCACGGCGGAATGCGCGCTGCTGGTGGCGCTGCCGCAATCGCCGGAAGCCCGTCGGCCGGACCGCGACGTCGAGGTCGCGCGGGCGGCACGCAACCTGGTGCTCGACCGCATGGTCGGCGCCCGGGTGATCAGCGCCGAGGAGGCCGAGGCGGCCAAGCTCGAGCCGATGCCCAAGGCGCGACGCGAGTTCCCGATGTTCGCGGCGCATCTCGCCGAGGCGGCGGTCAAGGCGCACCCCAATGCACGGCGGATCGAACTCACCATCGACAGGACGCTCCAAGGCAAGCTCGAGCGGCTGGGCGCCGATCGGGCGGCGCAGCTGGGCTCGAAACTCTCGGTGGCGATCGTCGTCGCCGACCAGCAGACCGGCAATATCCTCGCGTCGGTCGGCTCGGCCGGCTTGTTCAACACCGAGAGCGCCGGCTATGTCGATATGACCGAGGCCGTGCGCTCACCCGGCTCGACCCTCAAGCCGCTGATCTACGGACTGGCGTTCGAGCTCGGCCTCGCCCATCCCGAGAGCCTGATCGAAGATCGGCCGACGGCGTTCAACGGCTATGTACCGGTCAATTTCGACGGCTTCAACCGCGGCACGGTGTCGATCCGGCAGGCTCTGACCGAGTCGCTGAATATCCCCGCCGTGGTGGTGCTCGATGCGGTCGGCCCGGCGCGGCTGGTGGCGCGGATCAAGCGGGCGCATGCGGCGGCGCGGCTGCCCGCCGACACGGCGCCAAGCCTCGCGGTGGGGCTCGGTGGCGTCGGCTTGACGCTGCGCGACCTGGTGTCGATCTACGCCGCGATCGGCCGGGGCGGCACGCCCGTGGTGCTGCGCGACGGGGTGAAGCCGGTGGTCGAGGAAACCGAGACGCCGGCGCCGGTGCTCGACCCGATCGCTGCCTGGTATGTCGCCAATATCCTCGCCGACGTGCCGCCGCCGCTCAACGGTTCGGCTGGACGCATCGCCTACAAGACCGGCACCTCCTACGGCTATCGCGACGCCTGGGCCATCGGCTTTGACGGCAAGACCGTGATCGGGGTGTGGGTCGGCCGGCCCGACAACTCGCAGATCCCCGGCATTACCGGCATCCGTGCGGCGGCGCCGATCCTGTTCGAGGCCTTCGACCGGCTGGCCGAGAAGACCGTGCCGCTGCGCGATGCGCCGCCGGGCACGATCTTTGCCTCCAACTCCGAACTGCCCCTGCCGCTGCGCCGCTTCCGCCATCCTGACGAGCAGAAGGTGAAACGCGATGCGGCGCCGCAGATCGCCTATCCGGCCGACGGCGTCGATGTCGACCTGGGGCTCGCCTCGGGCAACGAGGCGCCGCTGATCGTCAAGGTGCGCAACGGCGTGCCGCCCTTCACCTTCTTCGCCAACGGCGCGCCGTTCGGGCGCTCGGCGTTCGCAAGGCAGAACAGCTGGCGGCCGGATGGGCCGGGCTTCGTGACGCTGTCGGTGGTGGATGCCGAAGGACGCTCGGACTCGGTGAAGGTGTTCCTGGATTAG
- a CDS encoding alpha-2-macroglobulin family protein has translation MQRLFRSIWWLVVAGTLALSPVHAADRNITLLPGTDLPGFDYSVLKDVGVDACSAACTDDKICRAFTYNEKAKWCFLKGDVGPETAFKGATSGRVDFTPPLAETVEARLSELPFPAQDLVDSARYMATSLPQTDPPPPDVSYADLVAAGDEAAAQSNPSAAMVSYRQALAINRNDPSVWLKLAAEGEARMVIEAAAGNGVYDLAVNSSYAAMNALMLSETVAERADALGALALALSRREMWRETIATYRASLNLVDDATREAALEKAVAEHGFRVTSNQVDAEAANPRICAVFSDSLPSGNTDLSSYVVVDNAPTVAVETEQSQICITGVEHGRRYHIKLRAGLPSANGEELRSDVELDLYVPDRAPFVGFANNAYVMPAGLGGGLPITSVNAKTADVVIYRIGDRSIATAVRQGIFQRTLDGYSAEDIANSTGEKTWEGQVDLAQGAPNAMTVTAIPVAEVIKDLQPGAYVVTAKVDGVEQEYWKEVATQWFIVTDLGLTTVSGDDGVHAFVRSLTSAQPVANAKVKLVAVNNEILGEAVTDAQGRADFAPGLSRGEGGRAPQLITTETDGGDYAFLDVSKAAFDLTDRGVEGRPSPGPLDLFATTERGVYRPGETVFLTAILRDVHAKAVTDLPLTLEVQRPDGVISSTELVNDAGAGGYFSAVTLDPEAMRGSWTMRLYADPKAEALSTVGFLVEDFEPERLAFEISAADGPIATDAVTPVEVTAKYLYGATAPDLAVEADAVLRPVASLPAYPGYTFGRLDDTFETSREPLGVVGTTDESGNVTAEVTVSAPQATTRPLEAQLILRLVDSNGRAIERSLTRPVLADVTRIGVKPRFGDASGLAEGSEASFDVIAVAPDGATADEAGLEWSLSRVETTYQWYRNSGTWKWEAVTTTRQVANGTVDAQASGPVAIGAPVSWGQYRLEISSTGEGATSTSYEFYAGYYYPEAGSDTPDTLSVALDKPAYRKGETANLKLDPQFAGTALVMVVDDRIIDMKAVEVPEGGTTVPLEVTDDWGPGAYVTAMLYRPASAEAKRMPARALGLAFADVEPGDLKLDLSLDAPKEALPRQAFTTTVKLGNVKPGDKAYVAVAAVDLGILNLTKFQVPDPDGWFFGQRQLGVEVRDLYGQLIDPMQGTPGAFRTGGDEGASRLGTPPATTVLVALHSGIVEVGADGTATISFDMPDFNGTVRLMAMAWSAGAVGHGSADVIVRDPVVVNLSPPRFLRLDDTSRLLVEVNNVAGTPGTYKVALDTGTGLSTDAAETSVDLPTGERTALNLSLTGTAIGDQTLRVIVTAPDGTTQTKELTLGVRAASAPVTTSQLIPLDVGARQTLDKSFFADMVPHTGELTLAVGPIARLDVPGLLMQLDRYPYGCAEQTSSRALPLLYLNEVASMIGLGDDEAITQRVKDAIKNLLAKQTSSGGFGLWGPYDGTDLWLDSYVTEFLLRAKAEGYDVPDLAMTRALDNLGNQVSYATDFTVGGEDVAFALYDLARAGRAAIGDLRYYLEARLSAFGSPLAKAQLGAALALYGDRTRAATAFQAAVEDLRAREDRAKYRNDYGSQLRDTAGVLALAAEFTPSGVDIGELTSKLATLRDQARWTSTQEDAWTLVAASALAREAGDGSVTIDGDPLKGTVYRRYDQEAFDSQPVEIVNNGNRPTEMKVTVTAIPATPPAASSNGFTIQRDYYLPNGEVADLSNIHQNDRFVVVLTTQPTQLGSGQYVVADPLPAGFEIENPDLLQGSGVADLSWLTVDTPAHVESRTDQFVAAFRFTSAASSVTTAYMVRAVSPGSFVMPGATVEDMYRPELRANTDAGQIEVGTTGP, from the coding sequence ATGCAGCGGCTTTTTCGGTCGATCTGGTGGCTTGTCGTGGCCGGAACCCTTGCCCTCAGTCCGGTGCACGCGGCCGATCGCAACATCACGCTGCTCCCTGGCACCGACCTTCCCGGCTTCGACTATTCGGTGCTGAAGGATGTCGGTGTCGACGCCTGTTCGGCCGCCTGTACCGACGACAAGATCTGCCGCGCCTTCACCTACAACGAAAAAGCCAAGTGGTGCTTCCTCAAGGGCGATGTCGGCCCCGAGACGGCGTTCAAGGGCGCCACGTCCGGTCGCGTCGACTTCACCCCGCCGCTGGCCGAGACGGTCGAAGCGCGGCTGAGCGAACTGCCGTTCCCGGCGCAGGACCTGGTCGATTCGGCCCGCTATATGGCGACCAGCCTGCCGCAGACCGATCCGCCGCCGCCGGATGTGAGCTATGCAGACTTGGTGGCCGCCGGTGACGAAGCCGCGGCGCAGTCCAACCCCTCGGCCGCCATGGTCTCCTACCGCCAGGCGCTGGCGATCAACAGGAACGACCCCTCGGTGTGGCTGAAGCTCGCGGCCGAAGGCGAAGCGCGGATGGTGATCGAGGCGGCGGCCGGCAACGGCGTTTATGACCTTGCGGTCAACTCGTCCTATGCGGCGATGAACGCGCTGATGCTGTCCGAGACCGTGGCCGAGCGCGCCGATGCGCTGGGTGCGCTGGCGCTCGCTCTGTCGCGTCGCGAAATGTGGCGCGAGACCATTGCCACCTATCGCGCCAGCCTCAACCTGGTCGACGATGCGACGCGCGAAGCGGCGCTCGAAAAGGCGGTCGCCGAGCACGGCTTCCGCGTCACGTCCAACCAGGTCGATGCCGAAGCCGCCAACCCCCGCATCTGCGCGGTGTTCTCGGACTCGCTGCCCTCGGGCAACACGGATCTTTCGAGCTATGTGGTGGTCGATAATGCGCCCACCGTGGCGGTCGAAACCGAACAGAGCCAGATCTGCATCACCGGCGTCGAGCATGGCCGGCGCTATCACATCAAGCTGCGCGCCGGGCTGCCTTCGGCCAATGGCGAAGAGCTCCGCTCCGATGTCGAGCTCGACCTCTATGTGCCCGATCGCGCGCCGTTCGTCGGCTTTGCCAACAATGCCTATGTGATGCCCGCCGGGCTCGGCGGCGGCCTGCCGATCACCTCGGTGAACGCCAAGACCGCCGATGTGGTGATCTACCGGATCGGCGATCGCTCGATTGCCACCGCGGTGCGCCAGGGCATCTTCCAGCGCACGCTGGACGGCTATTCGGCCGAAGATATCGCCAACTCGACCGGCGAGAAGACCTGGGAAGGCCAGGTCGACCTGGCGCAGGGCGCGCCCAACGCCATGACGGTGACCGCCATCCCGGTCGCCGAGGTGATCAAGGACCTGCAGCCGGGCGCCTATGTGGTGACCGCCAAGGTCGATGGCGTCGAGCAGGAATACTGGAAGGAAGTCGCGACGCAGTGGTTCATCGTCACCGACCTGGGGCTGACCACGGTCTCGGGCGATGACGGCGTCCACGCCTTCGTGCGCTCGCTCACCAGTGCGCAGCCGGTGGCCAACGCCAAGGTAAAGCTGGTCGCGGTCAACAACGAGATCCTCGGCGAAGCGGTGACCGACGCGCAGGGTCGGGCCGATTTCGCCCCGGGCCTGTCGCGCGGTGAAGGCGGCCGGGCGCCGCAGCTCATCACCACCGAGACCGATGGCGGGGACTACGCGTTCCTCGACGTCTCCAAGGCGGCGTTCGATCTCACCGATCGCGGCGTCGAGGGCCGGCCGTCGCCGGGCCCGCTCGACCTTTTCGCCACCACCGAGCGCGGGGTCTATCGCCCGGGCGAGACGGTGTTCCTCACCGCCATCCTCCGCGACGTGCACGCCAAGGCGGTGACCGACCTGCCGCTGACGCTGGAAGTGCAGCGTCCGGACGGAGTGATCTCGAGCACCGAACTCGTCAACGACGCCGGCGCCGGTGGCTATTTCAGCGCCGTGACGCTCGACCCCGAAGCCATGCGCGGCTCCTGGACGATGCGGCTCTATGCCGATCCCAAGGCCGAGGCGCTGAGCACGGTCGGGTTCCTCGTCGAGGATTTCGAGCCCGAGCGGCTCGCCTTCGAGATCAGCGCGGCCGATGGGCCGATCGCCACCGATGCAGTGACGCCGGTCGAGGTGACCGCCAAGTACCTCTATGGCGCAACGGCGCCCGACCTCGCGGTCGAGGCCGATGCGGTGCTGCGGCCGGTGGCCTCGCTGCCGGCCTATCCGGGTTACACGTTCGGCCGGCTCGATGACACGTTCGAAACCTCGCGCGAGCCGCTGGGGGTCGTCGGCACCACCGACGAATCCGGCAATGTCACGGCCGAGGTCACGGTCAGCGCGCCGCAGGCGACGACGCGGCCGCTCGAGGCGCAACTGATCCTGCGTCTCGTCGACAGCAATGGCCGGGCGATCGAGCGCAGCCTCACCCGCCCGGTGCTGGCCGACGTCACCCGCATCGGTGTGAAGCCGCGCTTCGGCGATGCCAGCGGCCTGGCCGAAGGCAGCGAAGCGTCGTTCGACGTGATCGCGGTGGCGCCCGACGGCGCAACCGCCGACGAGGCCGGCCTCGAATGGTCGCTGTCGCGGGTGGAGACGACCTACCAGTGGTACCGCAACAGCGGCACCTGGAAATGGGAAGCCGTCACCACCACCCGTCAGGTGGCCAACGGCACGGTCGACGCCCAGGCCTCCGGCCCGGTCGCCATCGGCGCCCCGGTCAGCTGGGGCCAGTACCGGCTCGAAATCTCGAGCACCGGCGAAGGCGCGACCTCGACCAGCTACGAGTTCTATGCCGGCTACTATTATCCGGAAGCCGGTTCCGACACGCCGGACACCCTGTCCGTCGCGCTCGACAAGCCGGCCTATCGCAAGGGCGAGACGGCCAACCTGAAGCTCGATCCGCAGTTCGCCGGCACTGCGCTGGTGATGGTGGTCGACGATCGCATCATCGACATGAAGGCGGTCGAGGTGCCGGAAGGCGGTACTACCGTGCCGCTCGAAGTCACCGATGACTGGGGTCCTGGCGCCTATGTGACGGCGATGCTCTATCGTCCGGCCAGCGCCGAAGCCAAGCGGATGCCGGCGCGCGCGCTCGGCCTCGCTTTCGCCGATGTCGAGCCGGGCGACCTGAAGCTCGACCTGAGCCTCGATGCGCCCAAGGAAGCGCTGCCGCGCCAAGCGTTCACCACCACGGTGAAACTCGGCAACGTCAAGCCGGGCGACAAGGCCTACGTGGCGGTTGCGGCAGTGGACCTCGGCATCCTCAACCTCACCAAGTTCCAGGTGCCGGATCCGGATGGCTGGTTCTTCGGCCAGCGCCAGCTCGGCGTCGAGGTGCGCGACCTCTATGGCCAGCTGATCGACCCGATGCAGGGCACGCCCGGCGCGTTCCGCACCGGCGGTGACGAGGGCGCCTCGCGCCTCGGCACGCCGCCGGCGACCACCGTGCTGGTGGCGCTGCACTCGGGCATCGTCGAAGTGGGGGCCGACGGCACCGCGACGATCAGCTTCGACATGCCGGATTTCAACGGCACGGTGCGGCTGATGGCGATGGCGTGGAGCGCCGGCGCCGTGGGCCACGGTTCCGCCGACGTGATCGTGCGGGATCCAGTGGTGGTGAACCTGAGCCCGCCGCGGTTCCTCCGTCTCGACGATACATCGCGGCTGCTGGTCGAGGTCAACAACGTCGCCGGAACGCCGGGCACCTACAAGGTGGCGCTCGACACGGGCACCGGGCTCTCGACCGATGCGGCCGAGACGTCGGTCGACCTGCCGACCGGCGAGCGCACCGCGCTCAACCTCAGCCTTACCGGCACGGCGATCGGCGACCAGACGCTCAGGGTGATCGTCACTGCGCCCGATGGCACGACGCAGACCAAGGAGCTGACGCTCGGGGTCCGCGCCGCCAGCGCACCGGTGACCACCAGCCAGCTGATCCCGCTGGACGTGGGCGCCAGGCAGACGCTCGACAAGAGCTTCTTCGCCGACATGGTGCCGCATACCGGGGAGCTGACGCTCGCGGTGGGCCCGATTGCCCGCCTCGACGTGCCGGGGCTGCTGATGCAGCTCGACCGCTACCCCTATGGCTGTGCCGAGCAGACCTCGAGCCGGGCCCTGCCGCTGCTCTATCTCAACGAAGTCGCCTCGATGATCGGTCTGGGCGACGACGAAGCGATCACCCAGCGGGTCAAGGACGCGATCAAGAACCTGCTCGCCAAGCAGACCTCCAGCGGCGGTTTCGGCCTCTGGGGGCCCTATGACGGCACCGACCTGTGGCTCGACTCCTACGTCACCGAGTTCCTGCTCCGCGCCAAGGCGGAAGGCTACGACGTGCCGGATCTGGCGATGACCCGGGCGCTCGACAACCTCGGCAACCAGGTGTCCTATGCCACCGACTTCACGGTCGGCGGCGAGGACGTGGCCTTCGCGCTCTACGATCTGGCGCGCGCCGGCCGGGCCGCCATCGGCGACCTGCGCTACTACCTCGAGGCGCGCCTCAGCGCCTTCGGCTCGCCCCTCGCCAAGGCCCAGCTCGGCGCCGCGCTCGCCCTCTATGGCGACCGGACCCGGGCGGCCACCGCCTTCCAGGCGGCGGTCGAGGACCTTAGGGCACGCGAGGATCGGGCCAAGTACCGCAACGACTATGGCAGCCAGCTGCGCGATACGGCCGGAGTGCTCGCACTCGCCGCCGAGTTCACGCCGTCGGGTGTCGATATCGGCGAACTGACGAGCAAGCTCGCGACGCTGCGCGACCAGGCCCGCTGGACCTCCACCCAGGAGGATGCGTGGACCCTGGTGGCGGCCTCGGCGCTGGCCCGTGAGGCCGGCGATGGTTCGGTGACGATCGATGGCGACCCGCTCAAGGGCACCGTCTATCGCCGCTACGACCAGGAGGCGTTCGACAGCCAGCCGGTGGAGATCGTCAATAACGGCAACCGTCCGACCGAGATGAAGGTGACCGTCACCGCCATCCCGGCGACCCCGCCGGCGGCGAGCTCCAACGGCTTCACCATCCAGCGCGACTACTACCTGCCCAATGGCGAAGTGGCCGACCTCAGCAACATCCACCAGAACGATCGCTTCGTGGTGGTGCTGACGACGCAGCCGACGCAACTGGGCTCGGGCCAGTATGTGGTGGCCGATCCGCTGCCGGCCGGGTTCGAGATCGAGAACCCCGACCTGCTGCAGGGCTCGGGCGTCGCCGATCTCAGCTGGCTCACCGTCGATACGCCGGCGCATGTGGAATCGCGCACCGACCAGTTCGTCGCCGCCTTCCGCTTCACCTCGGCGGCCAGCAGCGTCACCACCGCCTATATGGTGCGTGCCGTATCGCCGGGCAGCTTCGTGATGCCGGGCGCCACGGTCGAGGACATGTACCGGCCGGAGCTGCGCGCCAATACCGACGCGGGCCAGATCGAGGTCGGCACGACCGGGCCATGA
- a CDS encoding nitrate reductase encodes MRDTVRTTCPYCGVGCGVLATPQPDGTVTISGDPEHPANFGRLCSKGSALGETLSLDGRLLHPEIGGERASWDEALDLVAKTFATTIAQDGPDSVAIYGSGQLLTEDYYVANKLMKGFIGSGNIDTNSRLCMASSVAGHKRAFGSDTVPGNYEDLELADLIILVGSNLSWCHPVLYQRIVKAKAERPGMRIVLIDPRRTTTADQADLHLAIKPDGDTALFVGLLKSLAERNAVDAEFIAESSNGFGAALGAARSWSLERVAEATGLSLRDIAVFYDWFAETTRTVTVYSQGVNQSATGTDKVNAIVNVHLATGRIGMPGMGPFSVTGQPNAMGGREVGGLANMLAAHMDFELANIDRVKRFWRSERVAEKPGLKAVELFEAIARGKVKALWIMATNPVDSMPKADTVRAAIRACPFVVVSDMNAATDTAVEAHVRLPAAGWGEKDGTVTNSERRISRQRPFLRAPGEAKPDWWIVTQVARRMGHAEAFGYQRPAEIFAEHAALSGFENDGSRDFDLSGLVHADYDGLQPVQWPVRAVRGTARMFADARFFTPDTRARFVAVVPPPPLVPPPGMLVLNTGRVRDHWHTMTRTGKAARLSAHMAEPFAELHPEDAAEKGIRHASLVRLENRHGSVLVRALVTERQQKGSVFVPMHWTDRFSAQGRIDALVGGQTDPQSGQPALKSAMVAAEPALARRYGFAVSRVRPAFGGADYWAIAETPGGWRAELAFISEPEDWVAWAGAAFGVGGEVELLSIADKASGRQSLALFEGGQLSFALYLSPDPVLVSRQWAVSLLTETIAPPRRADILAGRPGADRPDPGPIVCACFGVGANQIAEAARGGCHSVEAIGTALKAGTNCGSCRAEIGGIIEVNRLEAAE; translated from the coding sequence ATGCGTGACACTGTCCGCACCACCTGCCCCTATTGCGGCGTCGGCTGCGGGGTGCTGGCGACGCCGCAGCCGGATGGCACGGTGACGATATCAGGCGATCCCGAGCATCCGGCCAATTTCGGGCGGCTTTGCTCGAAGGGCTCGGCGCTGGGCGAGACGCTGTCGCTGGATGGGCGGCTGCTCCATCCCGAGATCGGCGGCGAGCGGGCGAGCTGGGACGAGGCGCTCGACCTCGTGGCGAAGACGTTTGCCACGACCATCGCTCAGGATGGGCCGGACTCGGTGGCCATTTATGGCTCCGGCCAGCTGCTCACCGAGGACTATTACGTCGCCAACAAGCTGATGAAGGGCTTTATCGGCTCGGGCAATATCGACACCAACTCGCGGCTCTGCATGGCCTCGTCGGTGGCCGGGCACAAGCGGGCCTTCGGCTCGGACACGGTGCCGGGCAATTACGAGGATCTCGAGCTCGCCGACCTGATCATCCTCGTCGGCTCCAACCTCAGCTGGTGCCATCCGGTGCTGTACCAGCGGATCGTCAAGGCCAAGGCCGAGCGGCCGGGAATGCGGATCGTGCTGATCGACCCCAGGCGCACGACCACCGCCGACCAGGCCGACCTGCACCTCGCGATCAAGCCGGATGGCGATACCGCGCTGTTTGTCGGACTGCTCAAATCGCTGGCCGAGCGGAACGCCGTCGATGCCGAGTTCATCGCCGAGAGCAGCAACGGGTTCGGCGCGGCGCTCGGCGCGGCGCGCAGCTGGAGCCTCGAGCGGGTGGCGGAGGCCACCGGGCTCAGCCTGCGCGACATCGCGGTGTTCTACGATTGGTTCGCCGAGACGACACGGACGGTGACGGTCTATTCGCAAGGGGTGAACCAGTCGGCGACCGGCACCGACAAGGTCAACGCCATCGTCAACGTGCACCTCGCGACCGGCCGGATCGGCATGCCGGGGATGGGGCCGTTCTCGGTGACCGGCCAGCCCAATGCGATGGGCGGGCGCGAGGTCGGCGGGCTCGCCAACATGCTCGCGGCGCATATGGATTTCGAACTCGCCAATATCGACCGGGTGAAGCGGTTCTGGCGCTCGGAGCGGGTGGCGGAGAAGCCGGGGCTGAAGGCGGTCGAGCTGTTCGAGGCGATCGCCCGGGGCAAGGTGAAGGCGCTGTGGATCATGGCGACCAACCCGGTGGATTCGATGCCCAAGGCCGACACGGTGCGGGCGGCGATCCGGGCCTGTCCGTTCGTCGTGGTGTCGGACATGAATGCCGCGACCGATACGGCGGTGGAAGCCCATGTGCGGCTGCCCGCGGCGGGCTGGGGCGAAAAGGACGGCACGGTCACCAATTCGGAGCGCCGGATCTCGCGGCAGCGGCCATTTCTGAGGGCGCCAGGGGAAGCCAAGCCGGACTGGTGGATCGTCACGCAGGTGGCGCGCCGGATGGGCCATGCGGAGGCGTTCGGCTATCAGCGGCCGGCCGAGATCTTTGCCGAGCATGCGGCGCTTTCGGGGTTCGAGAATGACGGTAGTCGCGATTTCGACCTGAGCGGCTTGGTCCATGCCGACTATGACGGGCTCCAGCCGGTGCAGTGGCCGGTGCGCGCAGTGCGCGGCACGGCGCGGATGTTCGCCGATGCCCGGTTCTTCACCCCCGATACCCGGGCGCGCTTCGTTGCGGTGGTGCCTCCGCCGCCACTGGTGCCGCCCCCGGGCATGCTGGTGCTCAACACCGGCCGGGTGCGCGACCACTGGCACACCATGACACGCACCGGCAAGGCGGCGCGGCTCTCGGCCCATATGGCGGAGCCGTTCGCCGAACTGCATCCCGAGGATGCCGCGGAAAAGGGCATCCGGCACGCCAGCCTGGTGCGGCTCGAGAACCGCCACGGCAGCGTGCTGGTGCGGGCGCTGGTGACTGAGCGGCAGCAGAAGGGCTCGGTGTTCGTGCCGATGCACTGGACCGACCGGTTCTCGGCGCAGGGCCGTATCGATGCATTGGTGGGCGGGCAGACCGACCCGCAGTCGGGACAGCCGGCGCTCAAATCGGCAATGGTGGCGGCCGAGCCGGCCCTGGCCCGGCGCTATGGCTTTGCCGTCAGCCGGGTGCGACCGGCGTTCGGCGGGGCGGATTATTGGGCGATCGCCGAGACACCGGGCGGCTGGCGGGCGGAGTTGGCCTTCATCAGCGAGCCGGAGGACTGGGTGGCGTGGGCCGGCGCGGCGTTCGGCGTGGGTGGGGAGGTCGAACTGCTGAGTATTGCCGACAAGGCCAGCGGCAGGCAGAGCCTCGCCCTGTTCGAGGGCGGCCAACTGAGTTTCGCGCTCTATCTGTCGCCCGACCCGGTGCTGGTGTCGCGGCAATGGGCAGTGTCGCTCTTGACCGAGACGATCGCGCCGCCACGGCGCGCCGATATCCTCGCCGGTCGGCCCGGCGCAGACCGGCCGGATCCGGGCCCGATCGTCTGCGCCTGCTTCGGGGTCGGCGCCAACCAGATCGCCGAAGCTGCCCGCGGCGGCTGCCACAGCGTCGAGGCAATCGGCACAGCGCTGAAGGCCGGGACGAACTGCGGCTCGTGCCGGGCGGAGATTGGCGGGATCATCGAGGTGAACAGGCTGGAGGCGGCGGAGTAG
- the nirD gene encoding nitrite reductase small subunit NirD, giving the protein MDMNDWVEIGRLEQIPLRGARCVNTPAGKIAVFRTAENHVYAIENRCPHKGGPLSEGIVHGAQVTCPLHNWVFSLETGEAQGADEGRVRTFAVNVVEGRIFMAAEVMLMAAE; this is encoded by the coding sequence ATGGATATGAACGACTGGGTCGAGATCGGACGGCTCGAGCAGATTCCGCTGCGCGGTGCGCGGTGCGTCAACACCCCGGCGGGGAAGATCGCGGTGTTCCGCACGGCCGAGAACCATGTCTACGCCATCGAGAACCGCTGCCCGCACAAGGGCGGGCCGCTCAGCGAAGGGATCGTGCACGGGGCGCAGGTCACCTGTCCGCTGCACAACTGGGTGTTCTCGCTGGAAACCGGCGAGGCGCAGGGCGCCGACGAGGGACGGGTCAGGACCTTTGCGGTGAACGTGGTCGAGGGCCGCATCTTCATGGCGGCCGAGGTGATGCTGATGGCGGCGGAGTAG